One Natronolimnobius sp. AArcel1 genomic region harbors:
- a CDS encoding Brp/Blh family beta-carotene 15,15'-dioxygenase — MADESTGVRSEAPTEPTGSQALAARITVVGGALAIGGGVAVTAFIGSLPRPIQLLPLAASILILGVPHGAVDHLVLPRARGERVTRGDLAFVGVLYLVVGSLYAAVWFLAPVVAFTIFIGITLAHWGQGDVYTLVELAGASHLETRSMRILTALVRGGLPMLVPLIAFPAEYAFVASALIGLFDPAAAAALDPIFATTTRLAVAVGFGTLIALTLANGFLVADDRFPWVIDAVETLALLAYFVVVPPILAIGCHFALWHSLRHVVRTMLLDDHARGALARRDLPVAFGRFARDAAPLTAGAVLVFVALGFSIPATPATLADVMGIYLVGIAVLTLPHVIVVTLLDLEVNLWSP, encoded by the coding sequence ATGGCTGACGAGTCGACTGGCGTTCGATCTGAGGCTCCGACCGAGCCAACTGGCTCGCAAGCGCTCGCAGCGAGGATTACCGTTGTCGGTGGAGCGCTCGCCATCGGCGGTGGCGTAGCTGTCACCGCCTTCATCGGCTCCCTGCCGCGACCAATCCAGTTGCTCCCGCTGGCAGCGAGCATACTCATTCTCGGCGTCCCCCACGGTGCCGTCGACCACCTCGTCCTCCCCCGCGCCCGGGGCGAGCGGGTTACCCGCGGTGACCTGGCGTTCGTTGGCGTTCTCTACCTCGTCGTCGGATCGTTGTACGCCGCGGTTTGGTTTCTCGCCCCGGTCGTCGCGTTCACGATCTTCATCGGTATCACGCTCGCTCACTGGGGACAGGGTGATGTCTACACGCTAGTCGAACTCGCGGGTGCTTCTCACCTCGAGACGCGATCCATGCGCATCCTGACCGCACTCGTCCGGGGTGGGCTCCCGATGCTGGTTCCACTGATCGCGTTTCCCGCGGAGTACGCGTTCGTCGCCAGCGCGCTGATTGGCCTGTTCGATCCCGCGGCCGCGGCGGCACTGGACCCGATTTTTGCGACGACAACGCGTCTCGCCGTCGCCGTCGGATTTGGGACTCTGATTGCGCTCACGCTCGCGAACGGGTTTCTCGTCGCAGACGACCGCTTCCCGTGGGTGATCGACGCGGTCGAGACGCTCGCCCTGCTCGCGTATTTCGTCGTCGTGCCGCCGATCCTCGCAATCGGTTGCCACTTCGCGCTGTGGCACTCGCTCAGGCACGTTGTCAGGACGATGCTGCTTGACGACCACGCACGCGGGGCGTTAGCACGGCGGGACCTGCCGGTCGCGTTTGGCCGGTTCGCAAGGGATGCTGCGCCGTTGACCGCTGGCGCAGTGCTCGTCTTCGTCGCGCTCGGATTCTCGATTCCGGCGACGCCAGCGACCCTCGCTGACGTGATGGGGATCTACCTCGTCGGCATCGCGGTCCTGACGCTCCCGCACGTGATCGTCGTAACGTTGCTCGATCTCGAGGTGAACCTCTGGTCGCCGTGA
- a CDS encoding bacteriorhodopsin, with amino-acid sequence MNSISLLAANGQDSLMQTPETQREVFEFVLDDTLLTLSFVSNIALAGLTILFIVAMARGVTDPRAKLIIVATMLISVVSISSYTGLMSGLTLSFVEMPAGHPLAGEEVLTMWGRYLTWAFSTPFILIVLGMIAGSNLTKITTTVAMTIAMCVTGLAAALTTSSYLMRWWWFVLSTSFFLVIVYVIMVDWSRESERTGTADLFNTLKILTVVGWFGYPILWALGVEGFAILEVWMTSWGYSVLDIITKYIVTVLIVLYAVDEPDTITADADYGSTLRGVGVPADD; translated from the coding sequence ATGAATTCGATCAGTTTACTGGCAGCGAACGGACAGGACAGCCTGATGCAGACACCCGAAACCCAGCGAGAGGTCTTCGAGTTCGTGCTTGACGATACGCTGCTCACGCTCTCGTTCGTGTCAAATATCGCCCTTGCGGGCCTGACAATCCTTTTTATTGTTGCGATGGCCCGGGGGGTTACTGACCCACGCGCGAAACTGATCATTGTCGCAACGATGCTGATCTCCGTTGTCTCGATCTCGAGTTACACGGGCCTCATGTCGGGACTAACGTTGAGTTTCGTCGAGATGCCTGCGGGCCACCCGCTCGCGGGCGAGGAGGTCCTCACCATGTGGGGTCGATACCTCACTTGGGCGTTCTCGACGCCGTTCATCTTGATCGTGCTCGGAATGATTGCCGGCTCGAATTTGACGAAGATCACGACGACGGTCGCGATGACAATCGCGATGTGTGTCACCGGCCTCGCCGCGGCACTGACCACGTCCTCGTACCTCATGCGCTGGTGGTGGTTCGTGCTCAGTACGAGTTTCTTCCTGGTGATCGTCTACGTCATCATGGTTGACTGGAGCCGCGAATCTGAACGGACTGGGACCGCGGACCTGTTTAACACGCTGAAAATACTCACCGTCGTCGGCTGGTTCGGTTACCCAATCCTTTGGGCGCTCGGCGTCGAGGGCTTTGCCATACTCGAGGTTTGGATGACCTCCTGGGGCTACAGCGTGTTGGACATCATCACGAAGTACATCGTCACCGTGCTGATCGTGCTGTACGCTGTCGACGAACCCGACACGATCACTGCCGACGCCGACTACGGCTCCACGCTGAGGGGCGTTGGTGTCCCCGCCGATGACTGA
- a CDS encoding lycopene cyclase domain-containing protein, whose protein sequence is MTPPLTYLQFHLVFTIPPILVLGWLASRRDQARWDRGAASGLAILVFLAVAYTTPWTNAMIPEGVWWYGEGAVLATIWHTPLEEYFFFVLQTTLTAFWLFQFLDVSDVSLRLPASHRLVGVLGGVGICAAGWVLLGTTTTFYLGSILFWAGPILAIQWGFGLTYLLRERRQVLLAVGVPTLYLWVTDWIAISLGIWIISDAHTIGIGLAGLPLEEALFFLVANVFVVQGLVLYAWVLDRRGELAAMATVRRLVNRFVAHSTDG, encoded by the coding sequence ATGACGCCCCCGTTGACGTACCTGCAGTTTCACCTCGTGTTCACGATACCACCGATCCTCGTCCTCGGCTGGCTGGCGAGTCGGCGCGACCAGGCGCGGTGGGACCGCGGGGCAGCCTCCGGGCTTGCTATCCTCGTCTTCCTTGCAGTCGCCTACACCACCCCCTGGACGAACGCCATGATCCCCGAGGGCGTCTGGTGGTACGGCGAGGGGGCCGTTCTCGCGACGATCTGGCACACGCCGCTCGAGGAGTACTTCTTTTTCGTCCTCCAGACGACGCTGACGGCGTTCTGGCTGTTCCAGTTCCTGGACGTCTCCGACGTGTCACTCCGGCTTCCCGCGAGCCATCGACTCGTCGGCGTGCTTGGCGGGGTGGGGATCTGCGCTGCCGGGTGGGTGCTGCTGGGAACGACGACGACATTCTACCTCGGCTCGATTCTTTTTTGGGCCGGCCCAATTCTCGCGATTCAGTGGGGGTTCGGTCTCACCTATCTCCTCCGGGAGCGCCGGCAGGTACTGCTCGCGGTTGGCGTCCCGACTCTCTACCTGTGGGTCACCGACTGGATCGCCATCTCGCTCGGAATCTGGATAATCTCTGACGCGCACACAATCGGGATCGGACTCGCTGGCCTCCCGCTCGAGGAAGCACTGTTTTTCCTCGTGGCGAACGTGTTCGTCGTCCAAGGGCTCGTCTTGTATGCCTGGGTGCTCGACCGACGTGGCGAACTCGCTGCAATGGCGACGGTGCGTCGTCTCGTAAACCGATTCGTCGCTCACTCAACTGATGGCTGA